The Juglans regia cultivar Chandler chromosome 2, Walnut 2.0, whole genome shotgun sequence genome includes a window with the following:
- the LOC108991592 gene encoding MATH domain and coiled-coil domain-containing protein At2g05420-like, translated as MAAILSRPEVTRLITRDLPPAHYTFKIESFSKIIKIFPGDKEPKYDSEVFEIGGYKWKLSFYPSGRKECDGDGYISLYLVIEDTDSLPLGWEVNAMFKLFVLDQIRGEYSTLQDDHNGKIRRFHAMKTEWGFAQFLRLNMFDYARNGFLLDDSCVFGAEVFVIKCTGKGERMSILSSPITGYCRWDIGRFSAINVESLSKEFRVGERKWELKLYPRAVSTDDGESYIKLFLSLSDWETPPPKGKLYAEYTLRVRDRRVDGEHVEVTDCNWFSTSTRGYNICGQEILMKKKMK; from the exons ATGGCGGCCATCCTCTCCCGGCCTG AAGTGACAAGATTAATTACGAGAGATCTGCCACCAGCTCACTACACATTCAAGATTGAATCATTCTCAAAAATCATAAAGATATTTCCAGGGGACAAAGAGCCCAAGTATGACTCAGAGGTTTTCGAAATTGGTGGCTATAAATG GAAATTATCTTTCTACCCAAGTGGAAGAAAAGAATGCGACGGCGATGGATATATTTCACTCTACTTGGTGATTGAAGATACAGATTCTTTACCTCTTGGTTGGGAGGTTAATGCAATGTTCAAATTGTTTGTGTTGGATCAGATTCGGGGCGAGTACTCTACCCTCCAAG ATGATCATAATGGGAAAATAAGGCGTTTTCATGCAATGAAAACTGAATGGGGATTTGCTCAATTTCTCCGCCTTAATATGTTTGACTATGCCCGAAATGGATTCCTTCTTGATGACTCCTGCGTATTTGGTGCTGAGGTTTTTGTCATAAAATGTACTGGTAAGGGGGAGCGTATGTCCATTTTGAGTTCTCCAATCACAGGTTACTGCCGTTGGGACATTGGAAGGTTTTCAGCAATAAATGTGGAATCTTTGTCAAAAGAGTTCAGAGTTGGGGAACGTAAATG GGAGTTGAAGCTATATCCGAGAGCAGTTTCAACTGACGATGGTGAAAGCTATATCAAGTTGTTTTTATCATTGTCTGATTGGGAAACTCCTCCCCCAAAAGGAAAATTGTATGCTGAATATACTCTACGTGTAAGGGACCGAAGGGTGGATGGAGAACATGTGGAAGTAACAG ATTGTAATTGGTTTTCTACCTCAACAAGGGGATATAATATCTGTGGTCAagaaattttaatgaaaaagaagatgaagtag